The DNA region CACCGTTCTGTCCCGCCGTGCATACTGACTGCGTCACCTTCCGGGTTCCAGGGATTGCACCATGTCAGTCGATACAGATGCCCGCCACTATGCGCTGATTGAGCGCGCCATCCGCTATTTGCACCAGCACCGGCTGGCGCAGCCCTCACTGTCCGATCTGGCTCAGGCGGTGCATATGAGTCCATACCACCTGCAGCGTTTGTTTGCCGAGTGGGCCGGGGTCTCGCCCAAGCGTTTTCTGCAGTCACTGACCAAGCAACACGCCCTGGCGCAGTTGGCCCGGGGCGCCGACGTGCTGCAGACCGCGCAGGCGGTTGGCCTGAGCAGCCCGAGCCGCTTGCACGAACTGGTGTTGCATTGTGAGGCGCTGACCCCGGGGGATATCCAGCGTGGCGGGCAGGGGCTGACCCTGGGCTGGGGCTGGGGGGCATCTCCCTTTGGGGCTGCCTTGCTGGCCTGGAGTGCGCACGGCCTGTGCCATCTGGCCTTTGCCGAAGCGCCCGCCGCGGTGTCCGAGGCGGTGCTGCAGGCGCAATGGCCGGCAGCCCGTCTGCAGCGCGACGACGCGCAGGCAGCCGACTGGCTGGGGCGCGTGTTTGCGCAAATCCCGCAGCGTGGCACGCTGCACCTGGTGCTGCGCGGGACCAACTTCCAGATCAAAGTATGGGAAGCGCTGCTGGCGCTCCCCCCCGGACAGGTGTTGTCCTATGGCCAACTGGCCGGGTGCATCGGGACACCGTCGGCCAGCCGGGCCGTAGGGAGTGCGCTGGCAGCCAACCAGATCGGTTATCTGATCCCTTGTCACCGCGTCATCCGTGCCAGCGGTGATGTCGGCCACTACCGCTGGGGCAGTGAGCGCAAGCAGGCCATACTGGCCTGGGAGGCGGCACAGTTTGCAGACTGAATGCAGCAACGGGGTCAGGTCTTTCATGCTGCATCAAGATGCAACATGAAAGACCTGACCCCGTGGGGTATGTGGGGGATTACGGACGCTGGATGCGGAACCAGCTGGCGTAGAGTGCCGGGACGAATACCAGGGTCAGCGCGGTGGCGGCGATCAGCCCGCCCATGATGGCCATGGCCATCGGTCCCCAGAAGACGCTGCCGGCCAGCGGAATCATCGCCAGAATGGCCGCTGCCGCCGTGAGGATCACCGGGCGCGAGCGGCGGATGGTGGCGCCGACAATCGCTTGCCAGGCCGGGGTGCCGTGCTCGATGTCCTGGTCGATCTGATCCACCAGAATCACCGAGTTGCGCATGATCATGCCGCCCAGGGCAATCACCCCCAGCAGCGCCACAAAACCGAATGGTGCGTTGAAGATCAGCAGCGCCGGCACCACGCCGATCAGGCCGAGCGGGGCGGTCAGGAAGACCATCATCATGCGGGCAAAGCTCTGCAGCTGCACCATCAGGATCAGCAGCATGGCGAGGAACATCAGCGGGAAAATGGCAAACAGTGCCTTGTTGGCCTTGTTGCTTTCCTCGATCGCGCCGCCGGCCTCGATTCGATAGCCGGGCGGCAGTTTGCTGATCAGCGGTTGCAGCTGTGGCCAGATTTTCTCCGAGGCGTAAGGCGCTTGTACCCCGTCCGCCGCTTCGCTGCGCACCGTCAGGGCCATCTCGCGATTGCGGCGCCACAGCACCGGTTCCTCGAAGGCCGGCACCACCTGCGCCACCTGGGAAAGCGGGATGACCTGACCACTGCGTGTGGTCAGCCGAATGTCCTGCAGGTGTTCCAGTGCCCGGCGGTCATGGGCATCGCCGCGCAGCACGACATCGATCAAGTCCTCGCCGCGGCGGATCTGGCTGACGGGCGCCCCTTCCAGTGAGACTTGCAGCAAATTGGCGATATCCGCCTGGCTCAGGCCGAGCTGGCTGGCGCGCTGGCGGTCGATCTTCAGACGCTGAGTGCGCACCAGCTCGTTCCATTCCAGCTGCGTGTCGTACACCAGTGGGCTTTGCCGCACGATGTCCCGCACCTGGTAGGCAATGGCACGCACCTGGGCGGTATCCGGGCCGATGACGCGGAATTGCACCGGGAAGCCGACCGGCGGGCCGAACTCCAGCCGCAATACCCGGCTGCGCGCGTCAGCAAAGGCCGGGTCCTGGTTCAGTCGCTGCTGCAATCTGCGGCGCAGGGCCTCTCGCGCCTGGATGTCTCGCGTCTGGATGACGAACTGGGCGTAACCCGGATCGGGCAGCTCGGGCGACAGGGACAGAAAGAATCGCGGCGAGCCGGCGCCGGTGTAGGCGGTGTAGTGCTCGACATCCTTGTCCTGTCTGAGGATCTGTTCCAGTTGCATCACGTCCCGCTGGGTGGCGGCGAAGGAGGCGCCCTCGCGCAGACGAAACTCCACCAGTAGCTCGGTACGGGAGGCGGTGGGGAAGAACTGCTGCTGCACCAGCCCCATGCCTGCCAGTGCAGTCACGAACAGCAGGCCGGTGCCGATCATGACCGTACGGCGATGCGTCACGGCCCAGTCGACGATGCGCCGGGCCCGGCGATACAGCGGGGTATCGTAGGCATCGTGGTGGCCGCCGGCATGGGGTTTGGCGTTGGGCAGCAGCATCACGCCCAGATAGGGCGTGAAGATGACCGCCACCAGCCAGGAGGTGATCAGCGCCAGCCCGACAATCCAGAAGATACCGCCGGCGTATTCGCCGGCAATCGATCGGGCAAAGCCGACCGGCATGAAGCCGGCCACGGTGACCAGGGTACCGGTCAGCATGGGAAAGGCGGTCGAGGTGTAGGCGAAGGTGGCGGCTTTGAAGCGGTTCCAGCCTTGTTCCATTTTCACCACCATCATTTCCACAGCGATGATGGCGTCGTCCACCAGCAGGCCGAGCGCGATGATCAGGGCGCCGAGCGAGATGCGATCCAGCGGCCAGCCACACGCGGCCATCACCACGGCTACCAGGCTCAGCACCAGGGGCACCGAGGCGGCCACCACGATGCCGGTGCGCCAG from Paludibacterium sp. B53371 includes:
- a CDS encoding efflux RND transporter permease subunit, which produces MRSFNLSAWAVTHRPMVLFLLIITLLAGVFSFSRLGRLEDPIFNVPVMTVVVAWPGASAREVQDEVLNRIERQLQGIDGVDYIRSYARQGFGGITLNMKGGTSSQDLDRAWYQARKKVGDIRDSLPAGVRGPFFNDEFTDVYSVLYAVSAPDLSPAELHEQAADIQRALQRVDGVNKVDILGSQDEKVYVDFSSRRLAGLGLSPQQLMDTLDGHLRLAPAGLAENRSDRIYLRPDAPLHSATEVAALPVQAGARQLRLGDVARVHSGYADPPSFTIRHNGQPVLAIGVTMSRNGNILQLGKALDAQLQQIRAGLPAGVSIEQYADQPKVVEESVWEFERSFLEALAIVLAVSFFFLGWRTGIVVAASVPLVLSLVAVVMAACGWPLDRISLGALIIALGLLVDDAIIAVEMMVVKMEQGWNRFKAATFAYTSTAFPMLTGTLVTVAGFMPVGFARSIAGEYAGGIFWIVGLALITSWLVAVIFTPYLGVMLLPNAKPHAGGHHDAYDTPLYRRARRIVDWAVTHRRTVMIGTGLLFVTALAGMGLVQQQFFPTASRTELLVEFRLREGASFAATQRDVMQLEQILRQDKDVEHYTAYTGAGSPRFFLSLSPELPDPGYAQFVIQTRDIQAREALRRRLQQRLNQDPAFADARSRVLRLEFGPPVGFPVQFRVIGPDTAQVRAIAYQVRDIVRQSPLVYDTQLEWNELVRTQRLKIDRQRASQLGLSQADIANLLQVSLEGAPVSQIRRGEDLIDVVLRGDAHDRRALEHLQDIRLTTRSGQVIPLSQVAQVVPAFEEPVLWRRNREMALTVRSEAADGVQAPYASEKIWPQLQPLISKLPPGYRIEAGGAIEESNKANKALFAIFPLMFLAMLLILMVQLQSFARMMMVFLTAPLGLIGVVPALLIFNAPFGFVALLGVIALGGMIMRNSVILVDQIDQDIEHGTPAWQAIVGATIRRSRPVILTAAAAILAMIPLAGSVFWGPMAMAIMGGLIAATALTLVFVPALYASWFRIQRP
- a CDS encoding methylated-DNA--[protein]-cysteine S-methyltransferase, whose translation is MSVDTDARHYALIERAIRYLHQHRLAQPSLSDLAQAVHMSPYHLQRLFAEWAGVSPKRFLQSLTKQHALAQLARGADVLQTAQAVGLSSPSRLHELVLHCEALTPGDIQRGGQGLTLGWGWGASPFGAALLAWSAHGLCHLAFAEAPAAVSEAVLQAQWPAARLQRDDAQAADWLGRVFAQIPQRGTLHLVLRGTNFQIKVWEALLALPPGQVLSYGQLAGCIGTPSASRAVGSALAANQIGYLIPCHRVIRASGDVGHYRWGSERKQAILAWEAAQFAD